In Halovivax gelatinilyticus, the following are encoded in one genomic region:
- a CDS encoding signal peptidase I, with the protein MRTIEYVTRGAGIALAVVVALLLLGQLLGQPILLGYVASGSMEPEMDTGDGFVAIPDALSGDISEGDVIVFEAREVNEGELTTHRVVAVTDDGYVTKGDANPFTDQDAGEPPVTDGQVVATALDVRGSVVTISHLGTFVMGIGATVESIVDGLASVAGVPGELDGEGAGAMLVAIGVALFGFGILFDRAGPARRETTRSYSRENVIAIWVVIGLVLLVLVTLATAAMVIPSGTTAYDVVSTDSPTDDPQVLAPGETGTLTRTVDNAGYVPVVVRTEAASGGVTVEPSSQTVGWRSQGETLVALSAPESEGQYLRTVSEYRYLAVLPPSLLGSLHDVHPYLAVAAVNGVIVGASVGFVLALFGWADLRVRRPGSHVPSVVRIKRKARNWLR; encoded by the coding sequence GTGCGCACGATCGAATACGTAACGCGAGGGGCCGGGATCGCACTCGCCGTCGTCGTAGCGCTGCTCTTGCTCGGCCAGCTGCTCGGTCAGCCGATCCTGCTCGGGTACGTCGCCTCGGGAAGTATGGAACCCGAGATGGACACCGGCGACGGGTTCGTCGCGATACCCGACGCGCTGTCGGGGGACATCTCCGAGGGAGACGTCATCGTCTTCGAGGCCCGGGAGGTAAACGAGGGCGAGTTGACGACCCACCGGGTCGTCGCAGTGACCGACGACGGCTACGTGACGAAAGGTGATGCCAATCCGTTCACCGATCAGGACGCGGGCGAACCGCCGGTGACCGACGGACAGGTCGTCGCGACCGCCCTCGACGTTCGCGGTAGCGTCGTAACGATCTCGCACCTCGGAACGTTCGTGATGGGCATTGGCGCGACGGTCGAGTCGATCGTCGACGGACTCGCGAGCGTGGCCGGCGTCCCCGGCGAACTCGACGGCGAGGGAGCGGGTGCGATGCTCGTCGCGATCGGCGTCGCCCTGTTCGGCTTCGGCATCCTGTTCGATCGCGCCGGACCGGCTCGCAGAGAGACGACGCGGTCGTACTCGCGCGAGAACGTGATCGCGATTTGGGTCGTGATCGGGCTCGTGCTACTCGTCCTCGTCACGCTCGCGACGGCCGCGATGGTGATTCCGTCGGGGACGACCGCCTACGACGTCGTCAGCACCGACAGTCCGACCGACGATCCGCAGGTGCTCGCGCCGGGCGAAACCGGGACGCTGACACGAACGGTCGACAACGCCGGCTACGTCCCCGTCGTCGTCCGAACCGAGGCCGCAAGCGGCGGCGTCACCGTCGAACCGTCGTCTCAGACGGTCGGGTGGCGCTCGCAAGGGGAGACGCTGGTGGCCCTCTCCGCCCCGGAATCCGAGGGCCAGTACCTTCGGACAGTGAGCGAGTACCGGTACCTCGCGGTGCTTCCACCGTCGCTGCTCGGGAGCCTGCACGACGTCCACCCGTATCTGGCCGTCGCCGCCGTCAACGGCGTCATCGTCGGCGCTTCGGTCGGGTTCGTCCTCGCGCTGTTCGGGTGGGCAGACCTCAGGGTTCGCCGACCCGGCTCACACGTTCCGAGCGTCGTTCGGATTAAACGAAAAGCCCGCAATTGGCTTCGATAA
- a CDS encoding CARDB domain-containing protein translates to MQLRLLVIATVLALLLVVPTAAISVSDTDSPGGVEFSATSEYATIEDGELTLDFDRLNQQATTETHDVFEITATDDDADEIWIDHDLQGVRFYAHENPSNSLSRTSPLRLDPGESATVGVSVDTSRAQPGSETFSIVVGTEDDDDEDEDEALPDAGPLNVSNASVDATTVTAGEPVSVAATVSNPGAEPATGTLPLAIDGIVVADRELTLEPGENRTVSFIWTPDATGVYDVHVADAPAGSVAVSDAAATGFGSVELASPLTAAVAPPATLGLVVAASVVRRRRI, encoded by the coding sequence ATGCAACTCCGTCTCCTCGTAATAGCCACGGTGCTCGCCCTTCTTCTCGTAGTCCCAACCGCGGCCATCTCCGTGTCGGATACTGATTCCCCCGGGGGCGTCGAGTTCTCCGCAACGAGCGAGTACGCCACAATCGAAGACGGCGAGCTCACCCTCGACTTCGACCGGCTCAACCAACAGGCGACGACTGAAACCCACGACGTCTTCGAGATCACGGCGACGGACGACGACGCGGACGAGATCTGGATCGATCACGATCTGCAGGGCGTCCGCTTTTACGCGCACGAGAATCCGTCCAACTCCCTCTCGCGGACGAGTCCGCTCAGGCTCGATCCGGGCGAGTCGGCGACCGTGGGCGTCTCGGTCGACACCAGTCGGGCCCAGCCCGGCAGCGAGACGTTCTCGATCGTCGTCGGGACTGAAGACGACGATGACGAGGATGAAGACGAAGCACTCCCGGACGCGGGTCCGCTCAACGTGAGTAATGCTTCTGTCGACGCGACGACCGTCACCGCCGGCGAGCCGGTTTCAGTCGCCGCCACGGTGTCGAACCCGGGCGCGGAGCCTGCGACGGGGACCCTCCCCCTCGCGATCGACGGCATCGTCGTCGCCGACCGAGAGCTGACGCTCGAACCCGGTGAGAACCGAACCGTCTCGTTCATCTGGACGCCCGACGCCACCGGCGTCTACGACGTTCACGTCGCCGACGCGCCGGCGGGGAGCGTCGCCGTCTCGGACGCGGCCGCCACCGGATTCGGCTCCGTCGAACTCGCCTCGCCGCTGACCGCCGCCGTCGCCCCGCCGGCGACGCTCGGGCTGGTCGTCGCCGCGAGCGTCGTTCGAAGGCGACGAATCTAA
- a CDS encoding DUF7344 domain-containing protein: protein MTVNALTGTDHASRGDIFGLLSNRRRRYTIHYCKQVGEPVSLGELAEQVAAWELDKEIAEITSAERKRVYTALQQSHLPTLERANVIEFDNHTIELTDEADALEIYLDIVPADSIPWGVYYLGLSLLGFVVLGGIWIDAVPTGTVPALGWAAIVLVAVAVSAVTHVITSRRYRLGTMERPP from the coding sequence GTGACGGTGAATGCGCTGACAGGTACTGACCACGCGAGCCGGGGAGATATTTTCGGCCTGCTTAGCAACCGCCGTCGACGGTACACGATCCACTACTGCAAACAGGTGGGCGAACCGGTCTCGCTGGGCGAACTGGCCGAGCAGGTGGCCGCGTGGGAACTGGATAAGGAGATCGCCGAGATCACCTCGGCCGAACGAAAGCGCGTCTACACCGCCTTACAGCAGTCGCACCTGCCGACGCTCGAACGGGCGAACGTCATCGAGTTCGACAATCACACGATCGAACTCACCGACGAGGCGGACGCGCTGGAGATCTACTTGGACATCGTCCCGGCGGACTCGATCCCGTGGGGCGTCTACTACCTCGGCCTGTCGCTGCTCGGATTCGTGGTGCTCGGTGGGATCTGGATCGACGCGGTGCCGACGGGGACGGTTCCCGCGCTCGGCTGGGCGGCGATCGTCCTGGTCGCCGTCGCCGTCTCGGCCGTCACGCACGTGATAACGAGTCGGCGCTACCGACTCGGAACGATGGAGCGACCGCCGTGA
- a CDS encoding ribosome biogenesis/translation initiation ATPase RLI — MADDSIAVVDLDRCQPDRCNYECKNYCPPNRTGKECITLRGEDADEGGPDQIRISEEICLGETCGICVEKCPFDAIEIINLPQELQDDPAHRYGENAFSLYGLPVPQEGQVTGILGPNGIGKTTAVRALAGELEPNLGQYADPPGWEAVLDAYRGTELQDYLADVRDGDVTVSRKPQYVDQIPEQFDGNTRELLERTDERGALDSLVSRLSIGPVMDQSIGDLSGGELQRVALAAALAREADFYFLDEITPYLDIGQRVTAARLIRELAEEDDKSMLVVEHDLAILDLLCDTLHVAYGEPGAFGVVTDPKSVRNGINEYLAGYLENENMRIRPDRIEFEEHAPRSESRGETLVSYPGVRKSYGEGEFALEVEGGEIRQNEVLGIVGPNGIGKSTFAKLLTGSLEPDAVGSDDEFDLDLSISYKPQYVTIDQPMRVDAFLSSITDQFGSSYWNTEIANPLQLNRIMEQNLSDLSGGERQRVAIAACLSDSADLYLLDEPSAHLDVEQRVQATRAIRRYAEAQDATVLVIDHDIYMIDLLADRLMVFDGEPAVSGRAGTPQSMRGGMNDFLSNLEITFRRDERTSRPRINKPDSQLDREQKREGEYYYAP, encoded by the coding sequence ATGGCCGACGATAGCATCGCCGTCGTCGATCTGGATCGTTGCCAGCCCGACCGGTGTAACTACGAGTGTAAGAACTACTGTCCGCCCAACCGCACCGGAAAGGAGTGTATCACCCTCCGCGGCGAGGACGCAGACGAGGGCGGGCCCGACCAGATTCGCATCTCCGAAGAGATCTGTCTGGGCGAGACCTGCGGTATCTGCGTCGAGAAGTGTCCCTTCGACGCGATCGAGATCATCAACCTCCCGCAGGAATTGCAGGACGACCCGGCCCACCGCTACGGCGAGAACGCCTTCTCGCTGTACGGCCTGCCGGTTCCCCAGGAGGGGCAGGTCACCGGGATTCTGGGACCGAACGGGATCGGGAAGACGACGGCCGTCCGCGCGCTCGCCGGCGAACTCGAACCCAACCTCGGCCAGTACGCCGATCCGCCTGGCTGGGAGGCCGTCCTGGACGCCTACCGCGGAACGGAACTGCAAGACTACCTCGCCGACGTCCGCGACGGCGACGTGACGGTCTCGCGAAAACCGCAGTACGTCGATCAGATTCCCGAGCAGTTCGACGGCAACACGCGCGAACTCTTAGAACGAACCGACGAGCGCGGCGCGCTCGATTCGCTCGTCTCTCGGCTCTCGATCGGACCCGTGATGGACCAGTCGATCGGCGACCTCTCGGGCGGCGAACTCCAGCGAGTCGCGCTGGCCGCCGCGCTTGCTCGCGAAGCCGACTTCTACTTCCTAGACGAGATCACGCCCTACCTCGACATCGGCCAGCGGGTGACCGCGGCACGGCTGATCCGCGAACTCGCCGAAGAGGACGACAAGTCGATGCTGGTCGTCGAACACGACCTCGCAATCCTGGACTTGCTCTGTGACACCCTCCACGTCGCCTACGGTGAACCGGGCGCGTTCGGTGTCGTCACCGACCCCAAGTCGGTCAGAAACGGGATCAACGAGTACCTCGCGGGCTACCTCGAAAACGAGAACATGCGGATCCGCCCGGACCGCATCGAGTTCGAAGAACACGCGCCGCGATCCGAATCGCGCGGCGAGACGCTCGTCTCCTACCCCGGCGTGCGAAAGTCCTACGGCGAGGGCGAGTTCGCACTCGAGGTCGAGGGCGGCGAGATCAGACAGAACGAGGTGCTCGGAATCGTCGGACCCAACGGGATCGGGAAGTCGACGTTCGCAAAGTTACTCACCGGCAGCCTCGAACCCGACGCGGTCGGTTCTGACGACGAATTCGACCTGGACCTCTCGATCTCCTATAAGCCCCAGTACGTCACCATCGACCAGCCGATGCGCGTCGACGCCTTCCTCTCGTCGATCACCGACCAGTTCGGCTCGTCGTACTGGAACACGGAGATCGCAAACCCGCTCCAGCTCAATCGGATCATGGAGCAGAACCTCTCGGACCTCTCCGGCGGGGAGCGCCAGCGCGTCGCGATCGCGGCCTGTCTCTCCGATTCGGCCGATCTCTATCTCCTCGACGAGCCGTCGGCCCACCTAGACGTCGAACAGCGGGTGCAGGCCACCCGGGCGATTCGCCGCTACGCCGAAGCCCAGGACGCGACCGTCCTCGTCATCGACCACGACATCTACATGATCGATCTGCTGGCAGACCGGCTGATGGTCTTCGACGGCGAACCCGCCGTCTCTGGCCGCGCGGGCACACCCCAGTCGATGCGCGGCGGGATGAACGACTTCCTCTCGAATCTCGAGATTACGTTCCGCCGCGACGAGCGCACCTCGCGTCCGCGTATCAACAAACCCGATTCGCAGCTCGATCGCGAGCAAAAACGCGAAGGCGAGTACTACTACGCGCCGTGA
- a CDS encoding YMGG-like glycine zipper-containing protein gives MVRDTLTLALSRARYAAIGAAVGAGLGGLFSRSAASSGAALGALVGAFVGESRVTTKKRIEEWRDRGQERVEAVRGTEAE, from the coding sequence ATGGTCCGAGACACCCTAACCCTCGCACTGAGTCGAGCCCGCTATGCAGCCATCGGTGCCGCCGTCGGCGCCGGACTCGGCGGCCTGTTCAGCCGCTCCGCGGCAAGTTCCGGCGCGGCTCTCGGGGCGCTCGTCGGCGCGTTCGTCGGCGAGAGCCGCGTCACGACGAAAAAACGCATCGAAGAGTGGCGAGACCGCGGCCAAGAGCGCGTCGAAGCGGTTCGTGGAACGGAAGCCGAATAA
- a CDS encoding ABC transporter ATP-binding protein, whose amino-acid sequence MSPDESANAPAIEMDGLTKRYGETTAVADVTTSIDAGTVYGFLGPNGAGKTTTMKMLTTLTKPTEGTARVAGHPITDRSRVTPHIGYLPEEPPLFDELSGREQLEYVAGLRELPGDAASDRIESMLDRFDLADDADKRIADYSKGMRQKVGVIQAVLHEPAVAFLDEPTSGLDPRAARTMRETIAELADREMTIMLSTHILPVVEELADEVGVIHRGKLVAEGRPDDLTARAETGEGSTLEDAFLSITHEPETEAVADD is encoded by the coding sequence ATGTCCCCGGACGAGTCTGCGAACGCGCCCGCCATCGAGATGGACGGCCTCACGAAGCGGTACGGCGAGACGACGGCCGTCGCTGACGTGACGACGTCGATCGACGCCGGGACGGTTTACGGCTTTCTGGGGCCAAACGGCGCGGGAAAGACGACGACGATGAAGATGTTGACGACGCTGACGAAGCCGACCGAGGGAACGGCGCGCGTCGCGGGCCATCCGATCACCGACCGCAGTAGGGTTACCCCGCACATCGGCTACCTGCCCGAAGAGCCGCCGCTGTTCGACGAACTCTCCGGCCGCGAACAGCTCGAGTACGTCGCCGGCCTGCGCGAGCTTCCCGGCGACGCCGCCAGCGACCGAATCGAGTCGATGCTCGACCGGTTCGACCTCGCCGACGACGCCGACAAGCGCATCGCCGATTACTCGAAGGGGATGCGCCAGAAGGTCGGCGTCATCCAGGCCGTGCTTCACGAACCCGCCGTCGCCTTTCTCGACGAGCCGACGAGCGGCCTGGACCCGCGCGCCGCCCGGACGATGCGCGAGACGATCGCCGAACTCGCCGACCGGGAGATGACGATCATGCTCTCGACGCACATTCTGCCGGTCGTCGAGGAACTCGCAGACGAGGTGGGCGTGATCCACCGCGGGAAACTCGTCGCCGAGGGTCGGCCGGACGACCTCACCGCGCGCGCCGAAACCGGCGAAGGAAGCACCCTCGAAGACGCGTTCTTATCGATCACGCACGAACCGGAGACGGAAGCCGTCGCGGACGACTGA